From the Chitinophaga lutea genome, the window GAAGTTATTTTACAGCCAACAGGTGAGGACTTATAAAATAGTGAAAGCAAAATGACGACGACTAACGCAACGCCCGGACTTCAGACATTATTGGCAGCACCTTCTCTCGACACGGACATCCGCAGGATAGCTGACAAGATATTACAGGAAGAAAGGCTCACGCAGGAAGACGGCATCACGCTCTTCGAGAAGGGAGATATCGGGCTGCTGGGCGCATTGGCCAACCACGTCCGTGAGCGCAAGCACGGCAACAAAACTTACTTCAACCGCAATTTCCATATTGAGCCTACGAACGTTTGTGTATTTACCTGCAAATTCTGCTCGTACTCCAGGCTCTATAAAAACCGCGAGGAAGGCTGGGAGCTCAGCATCGACGAGATGCTCGACATCGTCAAGAAATACGACGGCCAGCCCGTCACGGAAGTGCACATCGTAGGCGGCGTGCATCCCAAAATGAATCTCGATTTCTTCATGGACCTGATGCGCCGGATCAAGGCTCACCGCCCCGACCTGCACATCAAAGGGTTTACGCCCGTGGAACTGGATTACATGTTCCGCAAGGCGAAGGTCAGCGTGGAAGAAGGCATGCGCATGATGCATGAAGCCGGCCTGCAGTCGCTGCCCGGCGGCGGCGCGGAAATTTTCCACCCGGACATCCGCACGCAGATCTGCCACGACAAGGTGGATGCCGAAGGATGGCTGCACATTCACAAAACCGCGCACAGCATGGGCATGGTCACCAACGCCACCATGCTGTACGGCCACATCGAACAGTACTGGCACCGCGTGGATCACATGGAAAGGTTGCGGCAATTGCAGGATGAAACACACGGTTTCAACACCTTCATCCCCCTCAAATTCAGGAATAAAGACAACGAGATGGCGCACATCCCCGAATCCACGATCATCGAGGATTTGAAAATGTATGCCGTTGGCCGCCTGTATATGGACAACTTCCCCCACATCAAGGCTTACTGGCCGATGCTGGGCCGCAATACCGCGCAGCTTACGCTGTCGTTCGGCGTCAACGACCTCGACGGCACCATCGACGATACCACGAAGATTTACTCCATGGCCGGCTCCGAAGAACAATCCCCCTCCATGAACACCGCACAGCTGGCCATGCTCATCAAACAGGCTGGCAGAACGCCGGTGGAAAGGGATACGGTGTACAACGAAGTGAAGGATTATTCCGGCGTGGTATTTTCAGAAGAAGAACTCGCAGGCTGATAACGGCCGTTCAGAATATTTGTTAAAAGAGGAAAGGCGTTGCTTTTCCTCTTTTCAGTTTTTCCTATCTTCAATGCTCAAAAGCAAAACAAATGATGAATTGTAAAATGATGGCGCCCCTTCTGATCATCTCCAGCCTGTACTTCGCATCGTGCCAGAACCAGCCCGGCACGGGCAACCAGGGCACCGGCGATACGGCGGCCACGGTGAGCACCACTCCTGCCCCTCCTCCGGCAGACAGCGGGCCGGCTTTTAAGAAAGAAGGCGTGTTATCCTTCATCAGCAAAGAGAAAGGAGACACGATCAGCACCATCTCCATTGAAATTGCGGAAACTGACGAAGAGCGCGCCCGCGGCCTGATGGACCGTAAAAGCATGCCCGATTCCGTGGGGATGCTGTTTATTTTCCCCGCTGCCGAAGAACAAAGCTTCTGGATGAAGAATACCTATATTTCCCTGGATATTCTGTATGTAGACAGCAACCTGGAAATTGTATCGATCCAGAAGTACGCCACGCCGCTCTCCGAGGAAAGCCTTCCTTCGTTCAAGAAAGCGCAGTATGTGGTGGAAGTGAACGCGGGGTATACCGATAAGAAGAAGATTAAATACGGGGATAAGATCGCCTTTAAAAAGGACTGATCCCGAAACGATATACACAGAGCGCCGCTTCCATATACGAAGCGGCTTTTTTATGTGCAGTTGCAGCAGGCCGGATGGCTATTGGCACCTTGTGCCGTAGCACGGCCGAAAAGAAGGCATCCCTGTATCCGGTATCGTGCATGCAACGATGGCTAAATGACGGAAACTGAAATGCGATGTTAAACACCCGGTTTCAGCATACATGTAAAAGGGCCGCCCGGTTGGGCAGCCCTTTCTTCTGAACAGATTATTCCCCAGATTTACGGGTTCACCGTAAAGCTGAATGTATTTCTCGCTGCGGGCACTGAAATGCCGGGTGCGGAAGACAGCAGCAGGTCAAGCTTTTTGCTGGCTGTTACCGGGTTGAATTTAACCACAACCACGGCATCGCCGCCACCTGCAGGGATGGTCGCTTTGCCTTTCGGTGTTACAAACGTAAAGTCGGTGCCTTCCACTGCGGTAGAACCGGCTTTAATGGTGTAATCGAAAGTAACGGCCTGTTTGAACCTCGCCGCGGCAGCGGTAATCCGCACGCGGATGGTGTCGTTACCGGTAGTGGCGGTGGGTTTAACCGTTTTTGTGAGCGTAGTGCCGGTCAGGAACCAGTCTACAGGCACAGCCGTTACGTTGAAGGTCATGGTTTTGGCATTTACGCTGGCTTTAACGTCGCCGTCTTTCAGCACCAGCACCAGCTTTTTACCGGCTGCGGTGGGCTGAAGGGTGAAAGCGATTTTGCCGTGGCTGGAATTAGCCGGGATGCTGGCTTGTCCATATGTGCCAACAGGCTGCACGTCCGTGGGCAATACCGCCGTGGTGGTGGTGGTATCCCAGCCGATTTTTGTTTCGGTGCTTACCTGCGCGCCGATCAGCTGGATCAGCGCACTGTCTACCACCGGAGCGTTGGCCGTATAAATGGTTCTTGTATTCACGTTGCCGGGCGGGTTTGAAAACTCTATCACAGAGGGGCCCTTATAGGTGTAATCCTCTTTCTTGCAGCCGAAAGCCATGGTGAGCAACACCATCACACCGCCAGTAATAATTTTAGACTTCATATTCATGCTTTTTCCGGATGATTAATAGTTAGGATTCTGCAGCAGGTTTTTGTTCACGTCCACTTCTGCCTGCGGAATAGGTGCCACCAGTTTATAGTCGGTGTTCGGAATGGTCGTGGCAGCCGATTTTACAATGTCGCGGCCGGTACGCATCAGATCGAACAGGCGGTGGCCCTCGAAAGCCAGTTCTATCCTTCTTTCGCGGAGGATGGCAGCAGTCAGTGCATCACCGGTCAGGCCGGCCAGGGGGGCCAGTTTAACACGGGTATGTACTTTATTCAGGTCATCGAGCGCTTCCACATCTTTACCGCCCTGCATCGCTCTCGCTTCTGCGCGGTTGAGGTACAGTTCGCTGGCGCGGATGAGCATGATGTCGTCGCCGCCCTGGAAAGGTTTGGCGCCGGGCCATTTCAGGCAGGAAAATATCGCCTGGCCGCTCTTGGTCACGGGTCTCAGCAAGGATTTCCAGCGGGGATCATTATCGGTATAATAATCAGCCCGTAAACCGGCACGGGGCGTGATGTCGCCGTACCCGCCCAGGATGGGATGCTTGTAAAAAATCGACTGGATAGCGTCGGAACCAAATGCTTCATATGCTTCGAAGCTCAGCCCGAAAATCATTTCCGGGTGGAGGTTGCCCCATTTGGACATATAGGTGGCGCTGTCTGATACGAATTCCACTTTCAGCTTCGGGGTGTTGAACCCTGTTGCGATCATGCCGATGGCGGTTGTCGCATCTGCTTCGGAGCCGGCCCAGTCGCCACGGTATAATTTCACGCGGCTGTTGAGGGCGATGGCGGCCAGTTTGGACGCACGAAAAGGACCAACGATGCCTGCGGTTACTTCGGATTTGCCGAGGCGGGCAACTGCAGAGTCAAGATCTTTGACGATCTGTGCATATACGGCATCTACTTTCGGGCGGGACGGATAACCGGGGAACTCCGGGTTGGTCACATCCAGCAACGCATCGGTAACGATGGGCACACCGTAGTCGAAGCCGTTCAGGAACCTGGGGTTGCGGGCAAAAGACCGCACCAGGTCGAAGTAGTTGTAAGCACGGATGAAAAACGCCTCACCCATCAGCTGATCCAGTTCTTCTTCGCTGAAACCGCTGGCCCGCGGGCCGTACTTCATGATGAAGTTGCTGCGGAAAATGTTGGTATAGCAGGTATTCCAGATCGCCACCTGCGCACGCGGAGAGTTGTTGGACTCATTCACGAAGCGGTTGGAGTTCGAGGTAGTGATCTCGCCGTTGTCGGACAACACCTCGCTCTGCACGATAAAATCGCGGCCATAATACCCTACCGCGCGCATGCTGGCATAAGCGGAAATAACGGTCGCCTTGATGGCGTCTTTACTTTTGCTCGCCTTTTCCAGGTCGATGGACTCACGCGGATTGGTTTCCAGCAGCTTGTTGCATGATGCCACGCTCGCTGCCGCGCAAATGGATAAAATAT encodes:
- the mqnE gene encoding aminofutalosine synthase MqnE, yielding MTTTNATPGLQTLLAAPSLDTDIRRIADKILQEERLTQEDGITLFEKGDIGLLGALANHVRERKHGNKTYFNRNFHIEPTNVCVFTCKFCSYSRLYKNREEGWELSIDEMLDIVKKYDGQPVTEVHIVGGVHPKMNLDFFMDLMRRIKAHRPDLHIKGFTPVELDYMFRKAKVSVEEGMRMMHEAGLQSLPGGGAEIFHPDIRTQICHDKVDAEGWLHIHKTAHSMGMVTNATMLYGHIEQYWHRVDHMERLRQLQDETHGFNTFIPLKFRNKDNEMAHIPESTIIEDLKMYAVGRLYMDNFPHIKAYWPMLGRNTAQLTLSFGVNDLDGTIDDTTKIYSMAGSEEQSPSMNTAQLAMLIKQAGRTPVERDTVYNEVKDYSGVVFSEEELAG
- a CDS encoding DUF192 domain-containing protein, whose translation is MMNCKMMAPLLIISSLYFASCQNQPGTGNQGTGDTAATVSTTPAPPPADSGPAFKKEGVLSFISKEKGDTISTISIEIAETDEERARGLMDRKSMPDSVGMLFIFPAAEEQSFWMKNTYISLDILYVDSNLEIVSIQKYATPLSEESLPSFKKAQYVVEVNAGYTDKKKIKYGDKIAFKKD
- a CDS encoding RagB/SusD family nutrient uptake outer membrane protein — encoded protein: MKKLSVYILSICAAASVASCNKLLETNPRESIDLEKASKSKDAIKATVISAYASMRAVGYYGRDFIVQSEVLSDNGEITTSNSNRFVNESNNSPRAQVAIWNTCYTNIFRSNFIMKYGPRASGFSEEELDQLMGEAFFIRAYNYFDLVRSFARNPRFLNGFDYGVPIVTDALLDVTNPEFPGYPSRPKVDAVYAQIVKDLDSAVARLGKSEVTAGIVGPFRASKLAAIALNSRVKLYRGDWAGSEADATTAIGMIATGFNTPKLKVEFVSDSATYMSKWGNLHPEMIFGLSFEAYEAFGSDAIQSIFYKHPILGGYGDITPRAGLRADYYTDNDPRWKSLLRPVTKSGQAIFSCLKWPGAKPFQGGDDIMLIRASELYLNRAEARAMQGGKDVEALDDLNKVHTRVKLAPLAGLTGDALTAAILRERRIELAFEGHRLFDLMRTGRDIVKSAATTIPNTDYKLVAPIPQAEVDVNKNLLQNPNY